One cyanobiont of Ornithocercus magnificus DNA segment encodes these proteins:
- a CDS encoding photosystem I reaction center protein subunit XI, translating to MTVTPVADPTVGNLVTPVNGSYFTKAFLNALPAYRPALSPNRRGLEIGMAHGFFLYGPFSICGPLRASEFASSAGLLSSIGLVSILTVCLSIYGTAGDGPNVQPPDATIDDPPADLFTKPGWAEFASGFWLGGCGGAAFAWFLCATPVVAPLVELAGSVWSVG from the coding sequence ATGACTGTTACCCCTGTCGCTGACCCGACTGTTGGCAATCTAGTTACCCCAGTAAATGGTAGCTACTTTACCAAGGCTTTCCTTAACGCTCTGCCTGCCTACCGGCCAGCATTATCGCCGAATCGACGTGGCTTGGAAATTGGCATGGCCCATGGCTTTTTCCTATATGGTCCATTCTCAATTTGTGGACCTCTCAGAGCTAGTGAATTTGCTTCTTCCGCAGGCTTGCTGTCATCTATAGGACTGGTGTCAATATTAACAGTATGTCTCTCAATCTATGGCACTGCCGGAGATGGGCCTAATGTTCAGCCTCCTGACGCTACGATCGATGACCCTCCAGCTGACCTGTTTACTAAACCTGGCTGGGCTGAATTTGCTAGTGGCTTCTGGCTAGGTGGCTGTGGCGGCGCTGCCTTTGCCTGGTTTTTATGTGCTACACCGGTAGTGGCACCTCTGGTAGAACTTGCTGGCAGTGTTTGGAGCGTTGGCTGA
- a CDS encoding lipoyl synthase: MLKPDWLRVKAPQRERIGEVADLLLDLNLNTVCQEASCPNIGECFAGGTATFLIMGPGCTRACPYCDIDFDRSVRNLDQTEPLRLGEAVARLRLRHVVITSVNRDDLIDGGASQFVACIEQVRHRSPLTTIELLIPDLCGNWSALDTVMAAAPDVLNHNIETVPRLYKRARPQGDYRRSLELLQLVRRNWPKAYSKSGLMVGLGETDEEVLDVMYDLRQNAVDIVTIGQYLSPGPKHLPVDRFVTPEQFARYRCYGEEKLGFLQVVSTPLTRSSYHAGEVQKLMQAHPR, encoded by the coding sequence ATGCTCAAGCCTGACTGGTTACGCGTCAAGGCTCCGCAGCGGGAGCGCATAGGCGAAGTCGCTGACCTTCTACTAGATCTGAATCTGAATACAGTCTGTCAGGAAGCAAGCTGCCCAAACATCGGTGAGTGCTTTGCCGGTGGCACAGCTACCTTCCTGATTATGGGTCCAGGTTGCACCCGAGCCTGCCCATATTGCGATATCGACTTCGATAGAAGTGTCCGCAATCTTGACCAAACCGAACCTTTAAGGCTGGGAGAGGCAGTAGCCCGCTTGAGACTGCGCCATGTGGTTATTACATCAGTAAACCGTGATGATCTGATCGACGGTGGCGCTTCCCAGTTCGTAGCTTGCATTGAACAGGTACGCCACCGCTCACCACTCACAACGATTGAGTTACTGATTCCTGATCTCTGTGGCAACTGGAGTGCGCTTGACACAGTGATGGCAGCAGCGCCTGATGTCTTAAACCATAATATAGAAACTGTGCCGAGACTCTACAAACGAGCCCGGCCGCAGGGTGATTACAGACGCTCTTTGGAGTTACTCCAGCTTGTCCGTCGCAATTGGCCTAAAGCCTATTCGAAGTCAGGTTTGATGGTAGGGCTAGGAGAAACTGATGAAGAGGTCCTAGATGTAATGTATGATTTGCGTCAAAATGCAGTAGATATAGTTACTATAGGTCAATACCTTTCGCCAGGTCCTAAGCATCTACCAGTAGATAGGTTTGTGACTCCAGAGCAATTTGCTCGCTACCGTTGCTATGGTGAGGAAAAGCTTGGATTCCTTCAGGTGGTAAGTACACCTCTGACCCGGAGTAGTTATCATGCCGGTGAAGTTCAAAAACTGATGCAAGCTCATCCTCGCTAA
- a CDS encoding precorrin-3B C(17)-methyltransferase: protein MLRLALGLSASSWPLLLRLKRNGHVDQLALTPAAAETLTAHIGSLAQETLLIARGAEVFKQHWQKDGIFIVVGAIGAVTRLIAPMVTDKECDPAVLVVDARGDVVIPLLGGHWAGAEHLALELAAELGGQAGITGDCTVSAKTSWDCFGKLWGWRRSGKGNCWNALMRRQATARLPVVQQESGSNLWQAAVNFQKLQCNRATTPDLLIGPGLNAPCCWHPATLWLGIGCERNTSFSLLKRAVSEALEVGQLAIEAVAGLASIDLKANEPGLLELVQANGWFLRLYKASELATVDVPTPSASVALKIGTPSVAEAAALRAAGTGANLKLTKRIQRAQDGEHGTATIAVASAVRAFAPERGELHLVSSGPGDQALLTHDARAALIRCPVWFGYSFYLDLLEPLRRQDQVRCDSNLTQEIDRCQQAIDLATEGVRVALVSSGDSGIYGMAGLALDLWLRQPSQERPSFQVHPGVSALQLAAARVGAPLMHDFCTVSLSDRLTPWDVIESRVRAAAEGDFVVAFYNPRSRDRNWQLSRAINLLLEHRPMSTPAVIARQLGRQGEKISLHRLSDIPIEDVDMFSLVLVGNSTSQIHGNWMLTPRGYSSRGKLA from the coding sequence ATGTTGCGGCTAGCTCTAGGCCTTTCAGCATCATCATGGCCATTGCTATTAAGACTAAAAAGAAATGGTCACGTTGATCAGTTAGCCCTCACGCCTGCAGCAGCTGAAACTCTGACAGCTCACATTGGTTCACTTGCGCAGGAAACATTACTGATAGCCCGTGGTGCCGAGGTTTTCAAACAGCACTGGCAAAAAGATGGAATATTCATAGTAGTAGGGGCAATAGGTGCAGTGACCCGACTAATTGCACCAATGGTGACAGACAAGGAATGTGATCCAGCAGTGCTAGTAGTTGATGCACGGGGTGATGTGGTAATTCCTTTATTAGGAGGGCACTGGGCTGGTGCTGAGCACCTGGCATTGGAGTTGGCGGCGGAACTCGGTGGTCAAGCAGGAATAACAGGAGACTGTACTGTGTCAGCAAAAACCAGTTGGGACTGCTTTGGCAAGCTTTGGGGCTGGCGTCGATCTGGTAAAGGCAACTGCTGGAATGCTTTGATGCGCCGCCAGGCTACTGCAAGATTACCGGTAGTTCAGCAGGAAAGTGGCAGCAACCTGTGGCAAGCGGCAGTAAACTTCCAGAAGCTTCAGTGTAATAGAGCAACAACACCAGACTTACTGATCGGGCCAGGATTAAATGCGCCATGTTGCTGGCATCCCGCAACTCTATGGTTAGGTATTGGTTGTGAGCGGAATACTAGTTTCTCACTACTAAAACGAGCAGTTTCTGAAGCCCTAGAAGTAGGTCAGCTGGCAATAGAAGCAGTAGCAGGATTGGCCAGCATTGACCTGAAGGCTAACGAGCCAGGGCTTTTAGAATTGGTACAGGCGAATGGTTGGTTCCTACGCCTCTATAAGGCCTCCGAGTTAGCTACTGTGGATGTCCCAACCCCATCGGCGTCAGTCGCATTAAAGATAGGAACCCCTTCAGTTGCTGAAGCAGCTGCCCTAAGAGCAGCAGGCACAGGGGCAAACCTTAAATTGACTAAGAGAATTCAGCGAGCACAGGATGGTGAACATGGAACTGCAACCATAGCTGTTGCTTCTGCTGTACGCGCTTTTGCCCCAGAACGTGGCGAGCTACACCTAGTTAGCAGCGGGCCAGGTGATCAAGCTCTACTCACACATGATGCCCGTGCTGCTCTAATACGTTGCCCGGTCTGGTTTGGTTATAGCTTTTACCTAGATTTACTTGAGCCTCTGCGCCGTCAAGACCAAGTACGCTGTGACAGTAACCTCACGCAAGAGATAGATCGTTGTCAGCAGGCCATTGACCTTGCTACCGAAGGGGTACGCGTAGCCCTGGTTTCCTCAGGCGACAGTGGTATCTACGGTATGGCGGGTCTTGCACTAGACCTCTGGTTACGGCAGCCTAGTCAAGAGCGACCAAGCTTTCAGGTACACCCCGGCGTCTCAGCATTGCAGCTTGCTGCTGCTCGGGTTGGGGCTCCGCTAATGCATGATTTCTGCACGGTCAGTCTCAGCGATAGACTTACCCCATGGGATGTAATTGAATCTCGCGTACGTGCAGCTGCCGAGGGTGATTTTGTAGTAGCATTCTATAATCCCCGTTCCCGTGACCGCAATTGGCAATTATCTAGGGCTATTAATCTGTTGTTAGAGCATCGGCCCATGTCTACACCTGCCGTAATAGCTCGCCAGCTAGGACGTCAAGGAGAAAAAATAAGTTTGCACCGACTTAGCGATATTCCCATCGAGGATGTTGATATGTTTAGCCTTGTCCTTGTGGGCAACAGTACTAGCCAGATTCATGGCAATTGGATGCTGACTCCCCGAGGCTACTCAAGTAGAGGCAAGCTTGCTTGA
- a CDS encoding beta-lactamase superfamily protein, translating into MEAQLLHWLKYFEAQNRPGLSDSIAITWVRYETYPRTGNGRGASWRHRCLFYPSSIAGFVYAIAIEEWLKRDWLPDSHELRRALHDMLVESNNDAAGFIVDLLTGTTSGPSLYGAVWQNWKEQRQVVNQWLRSLKWKELEQVNCCQKIWGNGPYGREYDFANLAGWCNTLTTEATAVMLEAVMSNAIVSPVACSRLRSLLLRPLNLNSNCCRNSRNQIAGFLGAGIPSSSRLWSKTGWTNQVRHEAACWQPSDNGPTTLLVVFSAGEERSNDDLLLPGLATVLQFLETT; encoded by the coding sequence ATGGAAGCCCAGCTTCTACATTGGTTAAAATACTTTGAGGCTCAGAATCGGCCCGGTCTTAGCGATAGCATAGCAATTACCTGGGTCCGCTACGAGACATACCCTAGAACCGGTAATGGTCGTGGAGCTAGCTGGAGACATAGATGTCTATTTTACCCCTCTAGTATTGCCGGTTTTGTATATGCGATTGCTATTGAAGAATGGCTAAAGCGCGACTGGCTACCTGATAGTCATGAGCTACGTCGTGCTCTACACGATATGCTTGTTGAGTCGAATAATGATGCTGCAGGATTCATTGTCGATCTACTAACTGGGACTACCAGCGGTCCCAGTCTATATGGTGCTGTGTGGCAAAACTGGAAGGAGCAGAGACAAGTAGTTAACCAATGGTTGCGTAGCCTAAAATGGAAAGAGCTAGAGCAAGTTAACTGCTGTCAAAAGATTTGGGGAAATGGTCCTTATGGCCGTGAGTATGACTTTGCTAATCTGGCAGGCTGGTGCAATACTCTTACAACAGAAGCAACAGCAGTAATGCTTGAAGCAGTAATGAGTAATGCTATAGTATCGCCAGTTGCCTGCTCCCGATTGCGAAGTCTTCTGCTTCGCCCTCTAAACCTCAACTCGAACTGTTGCCGTAATTCCAGAAATCAGATAGCCGGATTTCTTGGAGCAGGTATTCCGTCAAGTAGTCGTCTCTGGAGCAAAACTGGTTGGACGAATCAGGTGCGCCACGAAGCGGCCTGCTGGCAGCCATCAGATAATGGACCAACAACACTGCTAGTTGTGTTTAGCGCTGGAGAGGAAAGGTCTAATGACGATCTCTTGCTGCCTGGTCTTGCTACAGTACTTCAGTTTCTAGAGACAACTTGA
- a CDS encoding photosystem I core protein PsaA: MTISPPERGTNAKSQVEKVNKPATFETFGKPGHFDRSLAKGPKTTTWVWNLHANAHDFDSHTNDLQEVSRKIFSAHFGHLAVIFIWLSGAFFHGARFSNYSGWLVDPTHVKPSAQVVWPIFGQEILNGDVGAGFHGIQITSGLFHVWRAWGITSETQLMSLAIGALVMAGLMLNAGVFHYHRAAPKLEWFQNVESMLNHHLAGLLGLGSLSWTGHLLHVSLPTTTLMDAIDAGEPLVLDGKTIATVSDIPLPHEFFSQDLIAQLFPGFSAGITAFFNGNWAAYSDFLTFKGGLNPVTGSLWMSDIAHHHLAIAVLFIVAGHMYRTNWGIGHSIKEILEGQKGDPLLFPASRGHDGLYEFMINSWHAQLAVNLAMLGSLSIIVAQHMYAMPPYAYIATDYPTQIGLFTHHMWIGGFFIVGAAAHGAIAMIRDYDPAKHIDNVLDRVLKARDAIISHLNWVCIWLGFHSFGLYIHNDTMRALGRPQDMFSDSAIQLKPIFAQWIQGLHASAAGSTAPNALAGVSQVFDGTAVAVGGKVASMGIPLGTADFMVHHIHAFTIHVTVLILLKGVLYARSSRLVPDKANLGFRFPCDGPGRGGTCQVSAWDHVFLGLFWMYNSLSIVIFHFSWKMQSDVWGSMSSDGSIAHITNGNFASSAITINGWLRDFLWAQAVQVINSYGSATSAYGIMFLGAHFIWAFSLMFLFSGRGYWQELIESIVWAHNKLKVAPTIQPRALSITQGRAAGVAHYLLGGIATTWAFFHAHILVVG, translated from the coding sequence ATGACCATCAGCCCACCAGAGCGTGGGACCAACGCGAAGAGCCAGGTCGAGAAGGTCAACAAGCCGGCGACCTTCGAAACGTTCGGCAAGCCCGGGCACTTCGACCGATCTCTCGCAAAGGGTCCTAAGACCACAACTTGGGTCTGGAACCTCCACGCCAACGCTCATGATTTCGACAGCCACACAAACGATCTGCAAGAGGTCTCTCGCAAGATCTTCAGTGCTCATTTCGGCCACCTAGCCGTCATTTTCATCTGGTTAAGCGGTGCTTTCTTCCATGGCGCCCGCTTTTCTAACTACTCTGGCTGGCTTGTTGACCCTACACATGTTAAGCCCAGTGCGCAGGTAGTCTGGCCAATCTTTGGCCAGGAGATTCTTAATGGTGACGTTGGTGCTGGCTTCCATGGAATCCAGATCACCTCAGGCTTGTTCCATGTATGGCGCGCCTGGGGCATCACCAGTGAGACCCAGCTAATGTCTCTAGCCATCGGTGCTCTGGTGATGGCTGGCCTAATGCTCAACGCCGGCGTATTCCATTACCACCGAGCTGCACCGAAGCTTGAGTGGTTCCAAAACGTTGAGTCGATGCTTAACCATCATCTAGCAGGATTGCTAGGACTCGGCTCACTCTCTTGGACAGGACACCTGCTACATGTGTCTCTGCCCACTACAACTCTGATGGATGCTATCGATGCTGGTGAACCATTGGTGCTCGATGGCAAGACCATAGCCACAGTTTCAGATATACCTCTGCCGCATGAGTTTTTTAGTCAGGATCTGATAGCTCAACTGTTCCCGGGTTTCAGTGCAGGTATCACTGCCTTTTTCAACGGCAACTGGGCAGCTTATAGTGACTTCCTTACCTTTAAAGGCGGTTTAAATCCCGTTACTGGCAGTCTTTGGATGAGTGACATTGCTCATCACCATCTAGCAATTGCGGTACTATTCATTGTAGCCGGTCATATGTACCGGACTAACTGGGGAATTGGTCACTCGATCAAAGAAATCCTTGAAGGACAAAAGGGTGATCCTTTGCTTTTCCCAGCCAGCCGTGGTCATGATGGCCTCTACGAGTTTATGATTAACTCCTGGCATGCTCAGTTAGCAGTCAACTTGGCGATGCTTGGATCCCTGAGCATCATTGTGGCCCAGCACATGTACGCAATGCCCCCTTACGCATACATTGCCACTGACTACCCAACTCAGATTGGGTTATTCACTCATCACATGTGGATAGGTGGATTCTTTATAGTTGGCGCTGCTGCTCATGGTGCCATTGCCATGATTCGGGACTATGATCCTGCTAAGCACATTGACAATGTCCTTGATCGCGTGTTGAAAGCTCGTGATGCGATCATTAGTCATCTTAACTGGGTTTGCATCTGGTTAGGCTTCCATAGCTTCGGCCTCTATATTCACAATGACACTATGCGTGCTCTGGGCCGTCCCCAGGACATGTTCAGTGACTCAGCGATTCAGCTAAAGCCTATCTTTGCCCAATGGATTCAGGGTCTTCATGCGTCTGCAGCTGGTAGCACTGCTCCAAATGCGCTAGCTGGGGTAAGCCAGGTTTTCGATGGCACAGCCGTGGCCGTTGGTGGCAAGGTGGCTTCGATGGGGATTCCTCTCGGCACCGCCGACTTCATGGTCCACCATATCCATGCCTTCACAATTCACGTAACAGTCCTAATCTTATTAAAGGGTGTACTCTATGCCCGAAGCTCACGCCTAGTACCCGATAAGGCCAACCTAGGATTCCGTTTTCCTTGCGACGGCCCTGGCCGTGGTGGTACTTGTCAAGTATCAGCCTGGGATCATGTTTTCTTAGGCTTATTCTGGATGTATAATTCTCTATCGATTGTGATCTTCCACTTTAGTTGGAAGATGCAGAGCGATGTCTGGGGCTCTATGAGCTCTGATGGCAGTATTGCCCACATCACTAACGGCAATTTTGCTAGTAGTGCTATCACAATTAATGGCTGGTTGCGTGATTTCTTGTGGGCTCAAGCTGTGCAGGTTATCAATAGCTATGGCTCTGCCACTAGCGCTTACGGAATTATGTTCCTTGGTGCCCACTTTATCTGGGCCTTTAGCCTAATGTTCCTGTTTAGCGGCCGTGGTTATTGGCAAGAGCTAATCGAGTCAATTGTTTGGGCTCATAATAAACTTAAAGTAGCGCCCACTATTCAGCCTCGTGCTTTGTCCATTACACAAGGCCGTGCCGCTGGTGTCGCCCACTATCTTCTAGGTGGAATTGCGACCACCTGGGCTTTCTTCCACGCCCACATTCTTGTGGTCGGTTGA
- a CDS encoding photosystem I core protein PsaB, whose product MATKFPSFSQGLAQDPTTRRIWYGIATAHDFESHDGMTEEKLYQKLFSTHFGHLAIIGLWVSGNLFHIAWQGNFEQWVADPLHISPIAHAIWDPHFGEGATRAFTQAGASSPVNIAYSGLYHWWYTIGMHTNAELYQGSIFMMILSVWALFAGWLHLQPRFRPSLAWFKNAESRLNHHLAVLFGFSSIAWTGHLVHVAIPESRGQHVGWGNFLNVMPHPAGLGPFFTGNWGVYAQNPDNLSQVFGTAEGSGTAILTFLGGFHPQTEALWLTDIAHHHLAIGVIFVIAGHMYRTNFGIGHSIREILEAHNPPKGTPGDLGAGHKGLYDTINNSLHFQLGLALASLGVITSLVAQHMYAMPSYAFIAKAYTTQAALYTHHQYIAIFLMCGAFAHGAIFFIRDYDPEANKDNVLARMLEHKEAIISHLSWVSLFLGFHTLGLYVHNDVVVAFGTPEKQILVEPVFAEFVQAASGKAIYGFDVLLSNAGGVASNANAAYMDGWLGAINGNNDLFLPIGPGDFLVHHAIALGLHTTTLILVKGALDARGSKLMPDKKDFGYSFPCDGPGRGGTCDISAWDAFYLAVFWALNTVGWLTFYWHWKHLAIWSGNVAQFNESSTYLMGWFRDYLWLNSSQLINGYNPFGSNNLAVWAWMFLFGHLVWATGFMFLISWRGYWQELIETIVWAHQRTPLANLVGWRDKPVALSIVQARVVGLAHFTIGYILTYAAFLIASTAGKFG is encoded by the coding sequence ATGGCAACGAAATTTCCTTCGTTTAGCCAGGGTCTGGCTCAGGACCCGACAACCCGTCGTATCTGGTACGGGATCGCCACGGCTCACGATTTCGAGAGCCATGATGGAATGACTGAGGAAAAGCTATACCAAAAGCTTTTCTCCACTCATTTCGGGCATCTCGCAATTATTGGCCTCTGGGTTTCGGGCAACCTGTTCCACATCGCCTGGCAAGGTAACTTTGAGCAGTGGGTTGCTGACCCACTACACATAAGCCCTATTGCACACGCAATTTGGGACCCTCACTTTGGTGAAGGTGCTACTCGCGCTTTCACTCAGGCAGGTGCTTCTTCCCCTGTAAACATTGCTTACTCTGGTCTGTACCATTGGTGGTACACGATTGGCATGCACACCAATGCCGAGCTATATCAGGGTTCCATCTTTATGATGATCTTGTCAGTCTGGGCTCTGTTTGCCGGCTGGCTTCACCTACAACCTAGATTCCGTCCATCTCTTGCTTGGTTCAAGAACGCCGAATCGCGTCTGAATCACCACCTTGCTGTCCTGTTTGGCTTCAGCTCAATCGCATGGACAGGCCACCTAGTTCACGTAGCTATCCCTGAGTCTCGTGGTCAGCACGTTGGCTGGGGCAATTTTCTGAACGTGATGCCGCACCCTGCTGGATTAGGGCCTTTCTTCACTGGCAATTGGGGTGTATACGCTCAGAACCCCGACAACCTAAGTCAGGTATTTGGCACTGCTGAAGGCTCTGGTACAGCGATTCTAACTTTCCTAGGAGGATTTCACCCACAGACTGAGGCACTCTGGCTAACAGACATCGCACATCACCACTTGGCTATCGGTGTCATATTTGTGATTGCTGGTCATATGTACCGCACAAACTTTGGTATCGGTCACTCCATTCGCGAAATCCTCGAAGCCCATAATCCTCCTAAGGGTACTCCTGGTGATTTAGGTGCTGGTCATAAAGGTCTTTATGATACTATAAACAATTCACTACACTTCCAGCTAGGCCTAGCACTTGCTAGCTTAGGAGTTATTACCAGTTTGGTGGCCCAGCATATGTATGCGATGCCATCTTACGCCTTTATTGCTAAAGCATATACTACTCAGGCTGCTCTCTACACACACCATCAGTATATAGCTATCTTCTTGATGTGTGGTGCATTCGCGCATGGTGCAATCTTCTTCATCCGTGATTACGACCCCGAAGCTAATAAGGATAATGTGCTAGCGCGAATGCTTGAGCACAAAGAAGCGATCATTAGTCACTTAAGCTGGGTTTCGCTCTTTCTCGGCTTTCATACACTTGGCCTCTATGTCCACAACGATGTGGTAGTTGCCTTTGGCACCCCCGAGAAGCAAATCCTGGTTGAGCCTGTCTTTGCTGAGTTTGTTCAAGCTGCCTCTGGAAAAGCAATCTATGGATTTGATGTACTTCTCTCAAATGCTGGTGGTGTAGCTTCCAACGCGAATGCTGCCTATATGGACGGATGGCTAGGTGCAATCAATGGTAACAACGACCTATTTTTACCAATTGGACCTGGTGATTTTCTTGTTCATCACGCTATCGCGCTAGGTTTGCATACAACTACCCTAATCCTTGTAAAGGGTGCTCTAGATGCCCGTGGCTCCAAGTTGATGCCAGATAAAAAAGATTTTGGCTATTCTTTCCCTTGCGATGGTCCTGGTCGCGGTGGTACTTGTGATATCAGTGCTTGGGATGCATTTTATCTAGCTGTTTTCTGGGCCTTAAACACTGTGGGCTGGCTTACCTTCTATTGGCACTGGAAACATCTAGCAATTTGGTCTGGTAACGTAGCTCAATTTAATGAATCTAGCACGTATCTAATGGGCTGGTTCCGTGACTATCTGTGGCTTAACAGCTCTCAGCTGATTAACGGTTACAACCCGTTTGGCAGTAATAACCTTGCTGTTTGGGCATGGATGTTTCTGTTTGGTCACCTTGTATGGGCCACCGGATTTATGTTCCTGATTTCCTGGCGGGGTTATTGGCAGGAGCTGATTGAAACTATTGTCTGGGCTCATCAGCGTACCCCTCTGGCTAACCTGGTTGGCTGGCGCGATAAACCAGTGGCACTATCCATTGTCCAGGCTCGTGTGGTTGGGCTTGCCCACTTCACTATTGGCTACATACTCACTTACGCAGCCTTCCTAATTGCATCCACAGCTGGTAAGTTCGGTTGA
- a CDS encoding glycosyltransferase, whose product MDSSLDLSVVVPLYNEEKSLPELVEQLLAALRPIEERFELVLVNDGSKDNTATVLQQLSNTIPEIVAVLLRRNYGQTAAMAAGFDIARGSIIVSLDGDLQNDPADIPLLLGALRKGYDLASGWRYQRQDATLQRKLPSRIANSLIGGITGVRLHDYGCSLKAYRREVLADMRLYGELHRFLPALAFIEGARITEVKVNHRARQYGSSKYGIDRTFRVLMDLLTVWFMKRFLTRPMHVFGLGGLIAIAFSIMAGAYLLAIKMLGENIGNRPLLTLAVVLGLGGIQLFCFGLLAELLIRTYHESQNRPIYRIRETLRGGRSA is encoded by the coding sequence ATGGATTCATCTTTGGACCTCTCAGTGGTAGTACCCCTTTACAATGAAGAGAAAAGTCTTCCAGAGTTGGTTGAGCAACTACTAGCTGCTCTAAGGCCAATAGAAGAACGTTTCGAGCTTGTACTTGTGAATGATGGTTCAAAGGATAATACAGCTACCGTATTACAGCAACTAAGCAACACAATTCCAGAGATTGTTGCTGTGCTACTCCGCAGAAATTATGGGCAGACAGCCGCTATGGCTGCAGGCTTTGACATAGCTCGAGGAAGCATAATTGTTAGTCTTGATGGTGATTTGCAGAATGATCCGGCAGATATTCCTCTGCTACTTGGAGCACTACGTAAGGGCTATGACCTTGCAAGCGGCTGGCGCTACCAGCGTCAGGATGCCACTCTGCAGCGAAAGCTACCATCACGTATCGCGAACAGTTTAATTGGAGGCATTACTGGAGTACGTCTACATGATTATGGCTGTTCCTTGAAAGCCTATCGCCGTGAGGTTCTTGCTGATATGCGTCTCTATGGTGAGCTACATCGTTTTCTACCGGCGCTGGCTTTTATCGAGGGAGCACGTATCACCGAGGTAAAGGTGAATCACCGTGCCCGTCAATATGGCAGCAGCAAATATGGCATCGACCGAACCTTTCGTGTCCTGATGGATCTGCTAACAGTCTGGTTTATGAAACGTTTCTTGACTAGGCCAATGCATGTCTTTGGTCTTGGTGGTCTTATCGCGATTGCCTTTAGCATCATGGCAGGTGCCTACCTACTCGCAATCAAAATGCTTGGTGAGAATATAGGCAATCGACCATTATTAACACTAGCAGTAGTACTAGGACTAGGTGGTATCCAACTATTCTGCTTTGGTCTATTAGCAGAGCTGTTGATTCGCACCTATCATGAAAGTCAAAACCGGCCTATCTACCGTATCCGTGAGACACTGCGGGGTGGACGGTCAGCCTAA
- a CDS encoding photosystem I reaction center subunit VIII — MIGDFAAAWMPSVFVPLVGIMLPAVAMALLFNVIEVRS; from the coding sequence ATGATCGGAGACTTTGCTGCGGCTTGGATGCCTTCTGTGTTTGTTCCTCTTGTGGGAATTATGCTCCCCGCAGTAGCTATGGCCCTGCTATTTAATGTGATTGAGGTACGCAGCTGA